From a single Raphanus sativus cultivar WK10039 chromosome 3, ASM80110v3, whole genome shotgun sequence genomic region:
- the LOC108836770 gene encoding uncharacterized protein LOC108836770 yields MALMRTRSQLKASSLSPPPPPPSPIPRARGSRSAANEILTEIIERTIQVPDLTLPESHSDGESSCSRHLIPAEIDFRLLTSRRDGSVDRLVRSAREFGAFRLSCHGISSEEMRSLVRESGRVFGVLEGRETGFRRSVVGNRDEIAWVRSWKERMEWAREYIGPERYRCFSEEMENVADKLDGVARKLGQIMVENSRRQTDKRIQRGESVLRVYRYNHENVTEQSPPLPKETTEEMLQYTLSLHLPAKNCEFRVNSGKGPLSFHADPDTILVTFGRQLEEWSLGEFKCRKGEIIYHPDAYGSHASFSVELKCMSLFLSHTSIATSKTLSLTHQIVAALLLLFFFQSFWIYGSHTTT; encoded by the exons ATGGCTCTGATGCGAACCAGGAGCCAATTGAAAGCATCTTCATTGTCTCCGCCTCCACCACCTCCGTCTCCCATCCCTAGAGCTCGAGGATCACGTTCCGCTGCTAACGAGATTCTCACCGAGATCATAGAGAGAACGATCCAGGTTCCAGACCTCACCCTCCCTGAATCTCATTCCGACGGTGAGTCTTCTTGTTCACGACATCTGATCCCGGCGGAGATCGATTTCCGGCTGTTGACGTCGAGGAGAGATGGATCCGTGGATCGGCTGGTTCGATCGGCGAGGGAGTTCGGAGCGTTTCGTCTGAGCTGCCATGGGATATCGAGCGAGGAGATGCGATCGCTTGTGAGGGAATCGGGTCGGGTATTCGGGGTTTTGGAGGGGAGAGAGACAGGGTTTCGTCGGAGTGTTGTCGGGAACAGAGATGAGATCGCTTGGGTTCGGTCGTGGAAGGAGCGGATGGAATGGGCGCGGGAGTATATCGGACCTGAAAGATACCGATGCTTCAG CGAGGAAATGGAGAATGTAGCTGACAAACTTGATGGGGTAGCAAGGAAACTAGGGCAAATAATGGTGGAAAACTCAAGGAGACAGACTGATAAAAGGATACAAAGAGGAGAATCAGTGCTCAGAGTATACAGGTACAATCATGAAAACGTAACAGAGCAAAGCCCTCCTTTGCCCAAAGAGACGACCGAAGAAATGCTTCAATACACACTCAGCCTTCACCTTCCTGCTAAGAACTGCGAGTTCCGTGTCAACTCAGGAAAAGGCCCACTTTCTTTCCACGCTGATCCCGACACTATACTTGTGACTTTTGGTCGCCAGCTTGAG GAATGGAGCTTAGGAGAATTCAAATGTCGGAAAGGAGAAATCATATATCATCCAGATGCGTATGGCTCGCACGCGTCCTTCTCTGTAGAGCTCAAGTGCATGTCTCTTTTCTTATCACATACTTCTATAGCAACTTCCAAAACGTTATCCTTAACCCATCAGATTGTCGCTGCGTTACTTCTACTCTTTTTCTTCCAATCTTTTTGGATTTATGGATCTCATACAACCACTTAG